The Acetomicrobium sp. S15 = DSM 107314 genome window below encodes:
- the serS gene encoding serine--tRNA ligase, whose translation MLDLKWIRENEEEVRLMLKHRGTNFPLDELLKLDTVRRERLTAAEALKARRNEGSKLVGSLKREGKDASTLLDELRKLDEEIGNLDAEISSLQDKIDDLLLQIPNRIHSSVPIGRDEEENVVVRTCGDPPNFDFEPKPHWDLGTALGILDFERGVSLAQSRFTVLKGMGARMERALIQFMLDLHTVEHGYIEIEPPFLVNTATMRGTGQLPKFAEELYKCADDDLWLIPTAEVPLTNMHAGEILSEDRLPIYYTAYTPCFRREAGSHGRDVRGMLRQHQFDKVELVKICHPEKSYDELEGLTRNAEKVLQLLELPYRVICLCSGDMGFAASKTYDIEVWLPSQGKYREISSCSNCEDFQARRINTRFRPRDGGRPRFVHTLNGSGIAIGRCLIAVMENYQKADGSIAVPDALVPYMGGIREIGPLR comes from the coding sequence GTGCTTGACCTCAAGTGGATACGCGAGAACGAAGAAGAAGTGCGTTTGATGCTGAAACATCGAGGTACAAACTTTCCTCTCGATGAACTGCTAAAGCTCGATACCGTACGCAGGGAAAGATTGACCGCAGCAGAAGCCTTGAAGGCCCGCAGAAACGAGGGGTCGAAGCTCGTAGGCAGCTTGAAGAGGGAGGGGAAGGATGCGTCGACATTGCTCGATGAGCTGCGAAAGCTGGACGAAGAGATAGGCAATTTAGATGCGGAAATCTCTTCCCTCCAAGACAAAATAGATGACCTCCTACTTCAGATTCCCAACCGCATCCACTCTTCTGTTCCTATAGGGCGAGACGAGGAGGAAAACGTAGTCGTGCGCACCTGTGGCGACCCTCCCAATTTCGACTTCGAGCCCAAGCCGCACTGGGACCTTGGGACAGCCCTCGGTATATTGGATTTTGAGCGCGGTGTCAGCCTCGCCCAGAGTCGTTTTACTGTCTTGAAGGGCATGGGGGCAAGGATGGAGAGGGCTTTAATTCAATTCATGCTCGATCTGCACACCGTTGAGCATGGTTATATAGAGATTGAACCTCCCTTTCTTGTCAATACCGCAACTATGCGCGGAACGGGACAATTGCCCAAATTCGCCGAGGAGCTGTATAAATGTGCCGACGATGACCTTTGGCTCATTCCGACGGCAGAAGTCCCATTGACTAACATGCACGCCGGCGAGATCTTGAGCGAAGATCGCCTTCCGATCTATTACACCGCCTACACCCCATGCTTTCGCCGCGAGGCCGGAAGCCACGGCAGGGATGTGCGAGGGATGCTCCGCCAGCACCAGTTCGACAAGGTGGAGCTCGTCAAAATATGTCATCCCGAAAAGAGCTACGACGAACTCGAAGGGTTGACGCGCAATGCGGAAAAGGTGCTTCAGCTTTTGGAGCTTCCATACAGAGTTATATGTCTGTGCAGCGGCGACATGGGGTTCGCTGCCAGCAAGACATACGATATCGAGGTGTGGTTGCCCTCCCAAGGCAAATACAGAGAGATCAGTTCGTGCAGCAATTGCGAGGATTTTCAAGCCCGTCGCATTAACACGCGTTTCCGGCCGCGCGATGGAGGGCGTCCTCGCTTTGTGCACACATTAAACGGCTCGGGTATTGCCATAGGAAGATGCTTGATTGCTGTAATGGAAAATTACCAAAAAGCCGATGGTTCTATAGCTGTCCCCGATGCCTTAGTCCCTTACATGGGAGGAATCAGGGAGATCGGTCCGCTTCGGTAA
- the ribH gene encoding 6,7-dimethyl-8-ribityllumazine synthase, with product MRVVQGQLLGKDYRFALVVSRFNELITGRLLEGAKDALIRHGVNHQNIDVYWTPGSWELPLTVKELALSGRYDAIVALGAVIRGDTPHFDYIASEMSKGLANVGLGHRVPVSFGVLTCDDLEQALQRAGSKAGNKGAEAAVAAIEMADLLNQIRAKTGEA from the coding sequence ATGCGAGTCGTTCAAGGACAGTTGTTGGGGAAGGATTATCGTTTCGCCTTAGTGGTATCGAGGTTTAACGAGCTCATAACCGGCCGCCTCCTGGAGGGAGCCAAGGATGCTCTGATTCGCCATGGCGTCAACCATCAAAACATAGACGTATATTGGACGCCAGGATCGTGGGAGCTTCCTTTAACGGTCAAGGAACTAGCACTTTCAGGACGCTACGACGCAATAGTAGCCTTGGGTGCGGTGATCAGAGGAGATACGCCTCACTTTGATTACATAGCCTCCGAGATGTCCAAAGGCTTGGCCAACGTAGGTTTGGGACATCGCGTTCCCGTATCGTTCGGCGTCCTCACCTGTGACGATTTGGAACAAGCGCTCCAAAGGGCAGGCAGCAAGGCCGGAAATAAGGGGGCAGAGGCCGCCGTGGCCGCAATAGAGATGGCCGATTTGCTCAACCAGATCCGTGCAAAAACGGGGGAGGCTTGA
- a CDS encoding LmeA family phospholipid-binding protein yields the protein MRKAIMGAFMSVLISASILFASPCTSANGLIDELGKAMVREFSPDCLVFTSAEPIGDDGFTPHLHLAVKGGMIDKLRVDEISVEAFSVRFNSPEMWHEKLRLETVDEVRLAARITEKDINAALLGTELDEHWKNVRIDLRPEEIVAVGVYQQSFIFKFRFLLKLAGGLEVVDGNKVYLTNYQFYANGFRVSQETTDKIVEKIQPILDLSKFIFPAKLKEIRLSEEELLLYSDPPPSEISGGIVWSFKRSGVAQCDNARITEADRSP from the coding sequence ATGAGGAAGGCAATCATGGGTGCGTTCATGTCTGTGCTTATATCTGCATCGATACTCTTTGCCTCCCCCTGCACATCGGCAAACGGATTGATCGACGAACTCGGCAAGGCCATGGTGAGGGAATTCTCCCCAGACTGTCTCGTTTTTACTTCAGCAGAGCCGATCGGTGACGACGGCTTTACTCCACACCTGCATCTCGCCGTCAAAGGCGGCATGATTGACAAGCTACGCGTCGATGAAATTTCGGTTGAGGCTTTCAGTGTGCGGTTCAATTCCCCGGAGATGTGGCATGAGAAATTGCGCCTCGAAACTGTCGACGAAGTAAGGCTCGCCGCGAGGATCACAGAGAAAGACATAAATGCAGCCTTGCTTGGGACAGAACTTGACGAACATTGGAAGAACGTGCGCATTGATTTGAGGCCTGAAGAAATAGTGGCCGTAGGCGTGTATCAGCAGAGTTTCATCTTTAAATTCCGTTTCCTGCTGAAGCTCGCAGGTGGACTGGAGGTCGTCGACGGAAACAAGGTTTATTTGACGAATTATCAATTTTATGCCAATGGCTTTCGCGTAAGTCAGGAAACCACGGACAAAATAGTCGAAAAAATACAGCCTATATTGGATTTGTCCAAGTTCATTTTCCCAGCTAAGCTCAAAGAGATACGCCTAAGCGAAGAGGAGCTGCTCTTATACAGCGACCCTCCGCCGTCTGAGATCAGCGGAGGGATCGTCTGGAGCTTTAAGCGCAGCGGAGTCGCCCAGTGCGACAATGCGAGGATTACCGAAGCGGACCGATCTCCCTGA
- a CDS encoding WecB/TagA/CpsF family glycosyltransferase — MISSFVWGQIAIVMITAIACLLIHKNLKRVLLPDQRDYVRDLTLIGSIALLAIAMGSRSAQVVVAFAVLALVVGIARKYYPHRLWSLAYILIGMAFCAFGPRISFMSLPRGEYYYFSPWASVMVTTIWMTLFPLLLQELDQTPGLMGHLLAVVWLLMSIVTFVLPQHTPDAVWLSAAGLAFTAVFWSRHGHPFRRLGEPLAGMWGVLIAGTSILGVSKGVTFTVLLFLPLGLFALPILETSLYVASRAFAVDLTRFPSLYRRFISMGIDHPKAIRLVALVCMCLGGAVASSELPLGWASRPLTMAFLGAGIAVVLGSTRKLLPKSDMRWPVLWGIRVDNVSLTYVLSKVCGWIESGDLARYVVTPDALAAYRSRTDANYRRIVRAADMVLPDGVGLIWGLRCLGYRVQERIAGVEFMDQLCRVAAAQGWPVYLLGGKPGVAEEAACKLSARYPGLVVAGVHDGYFNEAQDVLICEEIRNSGARLLFVGMGSPKQEIWIDRNLKGLNGIVSVGVGGSFDVLSGRLKRAPILWQRMGLEWLYRTVQEPWRIKRVSRLPIFAILVIMTCLGIDRWREEP; from the coding sequence GTGATAAGCAGCTTTGTATGGGGCCAAATTGCTATAGTAATGATCACAGCGATCGCCTGTCTTTTGATTCATAAAAACCTAAAGAGAGTCCTTTTGCCCGATCAGAGGGATTATGTGCGCGATCTCACGCTGATCGGTAGCATAGCCCTGCTCGCAATAGCGATGGGTTCCAGATCTGCCCAGGTCGTGGTAGCTTTTGCTGTTCTGGCCTTAGTGGTCGGCATAGCGCGCAAATATTACCCTCATCGACTTTGGTCTCTTGCATACATACTTATCGGCATGGCTTTTTGCGCTTTTGGCCCCAGGATATCCTTCATGAGCCTGCCTCGAGGGGAGTATTACTATTTCTCACCGTGGGCCTCGGTAATGGTGACCACAATTTGGATGACGCTCTTTCCCCTTCTACTCCAGGAACTGGACCAAACTCCTGGCCTCATGGGCCATCTGTTAGCGGTCGTATGGTTGTTGATGTCTATAGTAACATTCGTACTTCCGCAGCATACGCCGGACGCCGTCTGGCTTTCGGCGGCGGGATTGGCCTTTACGGCCGTGTTTTGGAGCCGCCATGGACACCCCTTCCGTCGCTTAGGGGAACCGCTTGCCGGGATGTGGGGGGTTCTCATAGCTGGCACTTCAATCCTGGGGGTGAGCAAGGGAGTAACGTTCACCGTATTGCTATTCTTACCTTTGGGGCTTTTCGCCCTCCCCATTTTAGAAACATCGCTCTATGTGGCAAGCCGAGCCTTTGCCGTAGATTTGACTCGCTTTCCATCGCTGTATCGCCGCTTTATATCGATGGGCATCGATCATCCCAAGGCGATAAGGTTGGTTGCTTTGGTGTGTATGTGCCTCGGCGGCGCTGTCGCTTCTTCCGAGCTACCGTTGGGCTGGGCTTCGCGCCCTCTCACGATGGCCTTTTTGGGCGCCGGCATAGCAGTTGTGCTGGGCAGCACCAGGAAGCTCCTACCTAAAAGCGACATGCGATGGCCCGTATTGTGGGGTATACGAGTGGATAACGTATCACTCACCTATGTCCTCTCCAAGGTCTGCGGATGGATCGAATCCGGAGACCTTGCGCGCTATGTGGTTACGCCCGATGCGTTGGCTGCCTATAGGAGTCGCACCGATGCGAATTATCGACGAATCGTCAGAGCCGCCGATATGGTCTTGCCCGACGGGGTGGGATTGATCTGGGGTTTGAGATGCCTTGGATATAGAGTGCAGGAACGGATAGCCGGCGTAGAGTTTATGGATCAACTTTGCAGAGTCGCCGCAGCGCAAGGGTGGCCTGTGTATTTGTTGGGCGGCAAACCCGGCGTGGCCGAAGAGGCGGCTTGTAAGTTATCTGCAAGATATCCGGGTCTCGTCGTGGCCGGTGTCCATGACGGTTACTTCAATGAGGCTCAAGATGTCTTAATATGCGAAGAGATCCGAAACTCCGGCGCGCGGTTGCTCTTTGTCGGCATGGGTTCCCCTAAACAGGAGATCTGGATCGATCGGAACTTGAAAGGTTTGAACGGCATAGTCAGCGTGGGCGTGGGGGGGAGTTTCGACGTGTTGTCGGGACGCCTGAAAAGGGCTCCTATTCTTTGGCAAAGGATGGGGCTCGAGTGGCTATACAGAACTGTCCAGGAGCCATGGAGGATAAAACGCGTCAGTCGCTTGCCCATCTTCGCGATATTAGTCATAATGACGTGCCTGGGTATAGATAGGTGGAGGGAGGAACCGTGA
- a CDS encoding riboflavin synthase — protein sequence MFTGIVEEIGKLKSIRREGETITLEVEAPLVSKDMALGSSVAVSGACLTVVGIRGGIFIAEMMEETAKKTKLSFLRPGDLLNLERSLKPSSRLDGHIVQGHVEGVGVISKVASGKRTKTMWIKTEEEISRYIVPKGSIAVDGVSLTVIEIEGSTFSVGLIPATLESTTLGKAREGDQVNIETDILGRYIERFLHSSESGSHLTWEKLSRYGWI from the coding sequence ATGTTCACCGGCATTGTAGAAGAGATAGGAAAACTCAAGTCAATAAGGCGAGAGGGAGAGACGATAACACTCGAGGTTGAAGCTCCCTTAGTTTCAAAGGATATGGCACTGGGCAGTTCTGTAGCTGTCTCGGGGGCATGCCTTACGGTTGTGGGAATTAGGGGGGGTATCTTTATAGCGGAGATGATGGAAGAGACAGCTAAGAAGACGAAACTTTCCTTCCTGCGCCCCGGAGATCTTCTGAATCTCGAGAGGTCATTGAAACCTTCTTCTCGCCTCGATGGGCACATAGTCCAAGGACATGTGGAGGGCGTGGGGGTTATCTCAAAGGTAGCGAGCGGCAAGCGCACAAAGACTATGTGGATAAAAACGGAAGAAGAGATCTCTCGATATATCGTGCCGAAGGGATCGATCGCTGTAGATGGCGTCAGTCTCACCGTGATAGAGATAGAAGGAAGCACCTTTTCTGTAGGCCTCATACCGGCGACACTCGAAAGCACCACGCTCGGTAAGGCGAGGGAGGGAGATCAGGTCAACATCGAAACGGATATCCTCGGCAGATATATCGAACGCTTCCTCCACAGCAGCGAAAGCGGTTCTCATCTCACGTGGGAGAAGCTTTCTCGCTACGGCTGGATATGA
- a CDS encoding bifunctional 3,4-dihydroxy-2-butanone-4-phosphate synthase/GTP cyclohydrolase II — MIICKGGRILTLTSSTGTFCSVEEALEDIRQGKMIIVVDDEERENEGDLLMAAEKVRPEDINFMAKYGRGLICAPITQERAHELQLDFMVPRNTDRHGTAFTITVDAAKGTTTGISAAERALTCRSLADPSAGPDDFRRPGHVFPLVARKGGVLKRAGHTEAAVDLARLAGLQPAGVICEIMNDDGTMARVPDLIQFAEKHGLKILTIAALIRYRHERECLVERVSSVHLPTIYGDFIAHAYRFILDESPERLHIALVKGDLTTEMPVLVRVHSECLTGEVFGSLKCDCGQQLHKAMELIEKEGMGVLLYMRQEGRGIGLLQKLKAYELQEKGLDTVEANLALGYPPDLRDYGIGAQILVHLGLRKIRLMTNNPKKIVGLRGYGLEVVDRVPIEIPPNSYNQNYLRTKQDKLGHLLHIRDFIG, encoded by the coding sequence ATGATAATTTGCAAGGGGGGAAGGATTTTGACGCTAACGTCATCGACGGGCACATTTTGTAGCGTGGAAGAGGCCCTCGAAGATATCCGCCAGGGAAAGATGATAATCGTGGTGGATGATGAAGAGAGAGAGAACGAGGGCGACCTGCTCATGGCAGCAGAAAAAGTGAGGCCTGAGGATATAAACTTCATGGCCAAATATGGCAGAGGCTTAATATGTGCCCCGATAACTCAAGAGAGGGCGCACGAGCTTCAGCTCGACTTCATGGTGCCGCGCAATACGGATCGCCATGGGACAGCTTTCACAATTACGGTCGATGCCGCTAAAGGGACAACCACAGGTATTTCGGCGGCCGAACGAGCATTGACGTGCCGGTCCTTGGCCGATCCATCTGCCGGTCCGGACGACTTTCGCCGTCCTGGCCACGTTTTCCCGCTCGTAGCCAGAAAGGGCGGGGTACTGAAGCGAGCTGGGCACACGGAGGCTGCGGTAGACTTGGCACGTCTCGCCGGCTTGCAGCCCGCCGGCGTCATATGTGAGATAATGAATGACGACGGCACTATGGCGAGGGTCCCCGATCTGATCCAATTTGCAGAAAAACATGGGCTTAAAATACTTACCATTGCTGCGCTGATACGCTATCGTCATGAGAGGGAGTGCCTGGTTGAAAGGGTTTCAAGCGTTCATCTGCCCACGATTTATGGCGATTTTATTGCTCACGCATACCGCTTTATACTTGACGAATCGCCGGAGCGGCTCCATATAGCGCTCGTCAAAGGAGATCTGACGACAGAGATGCCGGTATTGGTCAGAGTGCACTCCGAATGCCTCACGGGAGAGGTTTTCGGCTCTCTCAAGTGCGATTGCGGCCAACAACTCCATAAGGCCATGGAACTTATTGAAAAAGAGGGCATGGGAGTACTCCTTTACATGCGCCAAGAGGGTAGGGGCATAGGCCTGCTTCAAAAGTTGAAGGCCTACGAGCTTCAGGAGAAGGGGCTCGATACAGTGGAGGCAAACCTGGCATTGGGTTACCCTCCCGATTTGCGAGATTACGGGATAGGCGCTCAGATCCTCGTTCATCTGGGGTTGCGCAAGATTCGCTTGATGACGAACAACCCCAAAAAGATCGTTGGTCTAAGAGGGTATGGACTCGAGGTGGTGGACAGGGTTCCCATCGAAATACCACCCAACTCTTACAACCAAAATTACCTCAGGACTAAGCAAGATAAATTGGGCCACCTTTTGCACATTCGCGATTTTATCGGTTGA